The following coding sequences lie in one Benincasa hispida cultivar B227 chromosome 6, ASM972705v1, whole genome shotgun sequence genomic window:
- the LOC120080062 gene encoding probable endo-1,3(4)-beta-glucanase ARB_01444, whose protein sequence is MLKKLKRNFKKFKTLTNKRFNYSSSSSSSSFKRYKFPSQSPPLSPRPPPEMSSPTQPFWQSPPPVAALFPQIQSTVLPDPSKFFAPHLLSSPLPTNSFFQNFTVKNGDQPEYFHPYLIKSSLSTVSISYPSMFLNSAFGYQVFNADWTVSENPSSVSQKPHIISSFSDLSLTLDIPSGNLRFFLVRGSPFMTFEVFNNTPISISTIHAILSFSSNSSLTKFTVALNNNQTWLIYSSSPINLTHSLSQITSGGFSGIVRIAVLPNPHCETILDRFSSCYPVSGEVNFRNPFSLEYKWEKNGWGNLLMLAHPLHLRLLSGYDSGAVVLDDFKYKSIDGDLVGVVGGSWVLKPDPVSVTWHSINGVGEEFQSEIINALVKDVEGLKSSPITTTSSYFYGKSIARAARLALIAEEVNFLQVIPEVRKFLKGAIEPWLRGTFNGNGFLYDGKWGGLITQQGSNDSGADFGFGVYNDHHYHIGYFLYAIAVLVKIDPAWGRKFKTHAYSLMADFMNLSRRSNSMFPRLRCFDLYKLHSWASGLTEFADGRNQESTSEAVNAYYSAALLGLAYGDTHLASIGSTLTALEIKAAQTWWQIKEGDNLYDVDFARENKVVGVLWSNKRDSGLWFAPADWRECRLGIQVLPLLPITEILFSDPGFVKELVDWTLPSLGREGVGEGWKGFAYALQGVYDKDGAVERIQNLTGFDDGNSLSNLLWWIHSRGGGGGDEGEGHGGGWKHWWFSH, encoded by the coding sequence AAGAAGctcaaaagaaatttcaaaaaattcaaaaccttaACCAACAAGCGCTTCAACTactcctcctcttcttcttcttcttcattcaaacgcTATAAATTCCCTTCACAATCTCCTCCTCTGTCACCACGTCCACCGCCGGAAATGTCGTCGCCGACGCAACCTTTCTGGCAATCACCGCCACCCGTTGCCGCCCTGTTTCCTCAAATCCAATCCACCGTTCTTCCCGACCCTTCAAAATTCTTCGCCCCTCATCTTCTTTCCTCTCCTCTTCCCACTAATTCCTTCTTCCAGAACTTCACCGTCAAAAATGGCGATCAGCCGGAATACTTTCATCCCTATTTGATTAAATCTTCCCTCTCCACTGTCTCGATTTCTTACCCTTCGATGTTCTTAAACTCCGCTTTTGGATATCAGGTTTTCAATGCCGATTGGACTGTCTCTGAAAATCCCTCCTCTGTTTCGCAAAAACCCCATATAATCTCTTCGTTTAGTGATCTTAGTCTCACTCTTGATATTCCCTCTGGTAATCTCCGATTCTTCCTCGTTCGAGGAAGCCCATTTATGACATTCGAGGTTTTTAACAATACCCCAATTTCAATCTCCACCATTCACGCGATTCTCTCGTTTTCCTCCAATAGTTCGTTGACGAAATTCACTGTCGCTCTTAACAACAATCAGACATGGCTGATTTACTCGTCATCGCCGATCAATTTGACACACAGTCTCTCGCAGATTACTTCCGGTGGATTTTCGGGCATCGTTCGAATCGCGGTTTTGCCGAATCCACATTGCGAAACGATCCTCGATCGGTTTTCTTCTTGTTACCCTGTTTCAGGCGAGGTGAATTTCAGAAACCCTTTCAGTTTGGAGTATAAATGGGAGAAGAATGGGTGGGGCAATTTGTTAATGCTCGCACACCCTCTTCATCTCCGTCTACTATCCGGTTATGATTCCGGCGCCGTTGTTCTTGATGATTTCAAGTACAAGAGTATCGACGGCGACCTCGTCGGCGTCGTCGGTGGTTCGTGGGTTTTGAAACCTGACCCCGTTTCAGTTACTTGGCATTCAATCAATGGCGTTGGAGAGGAATTTCAGAGTGAAATTATCAATGCGCTTGTGAAAGATGTTGAGGGCTTGAAATCTTCGCCCATTACAACAACATCATCTTATTTCTATGGGAAATCAATTGCAAGAGCTGCAAGGCTCGCATTGATTGCTGAGGAAGTGAATTTTCTGCAGGTGATTCCTGAAGTGAGGAAGTTCTTAAAAGGAGCTATTGAGCCATGGCTTCGTGGGACTTTTAATGGTAATGGGTTTCTTTATGATGGGAAATGGGGTGGCCTTATAACCCAACAAGGGTCTAATGATTCTGGTGCTGATTTTGGGTTTGGAGTTTATAATGATCATCATTATCATATTGGTTACTTTCTTTATGCTATTGCTGTGCTAGTGAAGATTGATCCAGCTTGGGGAAGAAAGTTTAAGACTCATGCTTACTCTTTAATGGCAGATTTCATGAACTTAAGTAGAAGATCTAACTCAATGTTCCCACGTTTGAGATGTTTTGATTTGTATAAACTACATTCTTGGGCTTCGGGGTTAACCGAGTTTGCGGATGGTCGGAATCAGGAGAGTACAAGTGAGGCTGTGAATGCTTATTACTCTGCAGCTTTGTTGGGTTTGGCTTATGGAGATACACATCTTGCTTCCATTGGATCAACACTAACAGCTTTGGAGATCAAGGCAGCTCAAACATGGTGGCAAATCAAGGAAGGGGATAATCTTTATGATGTTGATTTTGCAAGAGAAAATAAGGTTGTTGGAGTATTGTGGTCTAACAAAAGAGATAGTGGTTTGTGGTTTGCTCCTGCTGATTGGCGAGAATGCAGGCTTGGGATTCAGGTGCTGCCTTTACTACCCATCACTGAGATTTTGTTCTCTGATCCTGGCTTTGTCAAGGAGCTTGTGGATTGGACATTGCCTTCTTTGGGAAGGGAAGGAGTTGGGGAAGGATGGAAGGGATTTGCTTATGCTTTGCAGGGCGTTTATGATAAGGATGGGGCGGTGGAGAGGATTCAAAACTTGACGGGGTTCGACGATGGGAACTCGCTCTCTAACCTGTTGTGGTGGATTCATAgtagaggaggaggaggaggagatgAGGGCGAAGGCCATGGTGGTGGATGGAAACATTGGTGGTTTAGTCATTAA